The following proteins come from a genomic window of Rhodoligotrophos sp. CJ14:
- a CDS encoding nitroreductase: MTQSAFNYPPEADLPATVDEAIASRRSVRGFLPTPVPRPLIEHLLTVAARAPSGTNTQPWRVKVAAGEVLKAISRDLLAAHDDPNSPSRREYEYYPTKWEEPYLGRRRKVGWDLYGLLNIAKGDKPAMHRQHGLNYTLFGAPVGLFFSIDRQLEKGSWFDYGMFVENIMIAARGHGLHTCPQAALANYPEIIRRHLLIPEDEIIICGMAIGYEDKSATANALRTQREPVENFAAFYGF; encoded by the coding sequence GTGACGCAATCTGCCTTCAACTATCCGCCGGAAGCCGACTTGCCCGCCACTGTGGACGAGGCGATCGCGAGCCGCCGCTCCGTGCGCGGCTTTCTGCCCACACCGGTGCCGCGCCCCCTGATCGAACATCTCCTGACGGTCGCGGCGCGGGCGCCCAGCGGCACCAATACCCAGCCTTGGCGCGTGAAAGTGGCCGCCGGCGAAGTGCTCAAAGCCATCTCGCGCGATCTGCTGGCCGCCCATGATGACCCAAACTCGCCGTCACGCCGGGAATACGAATACTATCCCACGAAATGGGAGGAGCCCTATCTCGGCCGCCGCCGTAAGGTCGGCTGGGATCTCTACGGCCTGCTCAATATTGCCAAGGGAGACAAACCGGCCATGCATAGGCAGCATGGTCTGAACTACACTCTGTTCGGCGCACCCGTCGGCCTCTTTTTCAGTATCGATCGGCAGCTTGAGAAAGGCAGCTGGTTCGACTACGGCATGTTCGTCGAGAACATCATGATCGCGGCCCGCGGCCACGGCCTGCACACATGTCCACAGGCGGCGCTGGCCAATTATCCCGAGATCATCCGGCGACACCTTCTGATCCCGGAGGACGAAATCATTATTTGCGGCATGGCCATCGGTTACGAAGATAAATCGGCGACCGCCAATGCATTGCGCACCCAGCGCGAACCCGTGGAAAACTTTGCCGCGTTCTACGGATTTTAG
- a CDS encoding ABC transporter substrate-binding protein codes for MIKTKRGVSRRNFLKGAAGAAAAGAVGTTITGFPHIAGAQAKTIRIGMPTILSGRVAILGTSSRSAVQLAVQQFNEAGGLNGRTIEVIYRDSKGRPDEAAKVTRDLINNDGCEIIIDGEASSGSFAVQEVIRELPVLCLHTCSESSTLTADPKLHVKTAFRSARQGVHDAVAGGRYASELSKQKGLKRWMTCSPDYAYGRDNTAEFLEYAKKFDPSIEVLDQVWPKLFQPDYTENITKILQVQPQAMYSALWGGDLVAFIEQGNLYGLFNNITYFSGGLGDPPVLTAIKQLPVGLHTVYRYNELYPNNPENAAFAAGYKKLANQEPTNWSWQNYLATSFIFEALKRTNGNTEGAALAAEVKGMEIASPFAVEGKITMRDSDHTIIGYPAAWGVTVPKFPYVENFQSVPWSEILELEAEWKKSKGYA; via the coding sequence ATGATCAAGACGAAGCGCGGCGTTTCGCGCCGAAATTTCTTGAAAGGCGCTGCCGGAGCCGCCGCTGCGGGTGCTGTCGGCACCACCATCACCGGCTTTCCACACATCGCCGGTGCTCAGGCAAAGACCATCCGCATCGGGATGCCGACGATCCTGTCCGGACGTGTGGCTATTCTCGGCACGTCCAGCCGTTCGGCCGTTCAACTCGCTGTTCAGCAGTTCAATGAGGCAGGCGGCCTCAATGGCCGCACGATCGAGGTGATCTATCGCGATTCCAAGGGACGCCCGGACGAAGCCGCCAAGGTCACCCGCGACCTCATCAATAATGACGGCTGCGAGATCATCATCGACGGCGAGGCGTCTTCCGGCTCATTTGCCGTGCAGGAGGTGATTCGGGAGCTGCCGGTATTGTGCCTGCACACCTGCTCGGAATCCTCGACCCTGACGGCCGATCCGAAGCTGCATGTGAAGACGGCCTTCCGCAGCGCGCGCCAGGGCGTGCACGACGCGGTGGCCGGCGGCCGCTATGCCTCTGAGCTTTCGAAGCAGAAGGGCTTGAAGCGCTGGATGACCTGCTCGCCCGACTATGCCTATGGGCGCGACAACACCGCGGAATTTCTCGAATATGCCAAGAAATTCGACCCGAGCATCGAGGTTCTCGACCAGGTCTGGCCAAAGCTGTTCCAGCCGGACTATACCGAGAACATCACCAAAATCCTGCAGGTTCAACCGCAGGCCATGTATTCGGCGCTCTGGGGTGGCGATCTCGTTGCCTTTATCGAGCAGGGTAACCTCTATGGCCTGTTCAACAACATCACTTATTTCTCTGGCGGCCTCGGTGATCCGCCGGTCTTGACCGCCATCAAGCAGCTCCCGGTCGGGCTGCACACTGTCTATCGCTATAACGAGCTCTACCCCAACAATCCCGAGAATGCCGCCTTCGCCGCCGGCTATAAGAAGCTCGCCAACCAGGAGCCGACGAACTGGTCCTGGCAGAACTATCTGGCGACGAGCTTCATCTTCGAGGCCCTTAAGCGCACCAATGGCAACACTGAGGGTGCAGCACTGGCGGCCGAGGTGAAGGGCATGGAGATCGCTTCCCCCTTCGCAGTCGAAGGCAAGATCACCATGCGCGACAGCGACCATACCATCATCGGCTATCCCGCGGCCTGGGGCGTCACCGTGCCGAAATTCCCCTATGTCGAGAATTTCCAATCGGTGCCGTGGTCCGAGATCCTCGAACTCGAGGCCGAGTGGAAGAAGTCGAAAGGCTACGCCTGA
- a CDS encoding branched-chain amino acid ABC transporter permease has protein sequence MELEALTGCLSSLSCTVTQISTGLIIGMLLFLVASGLSLIFGVLGVINFAHGSFYMIGAYFAFIAYQTTQSFTLAILAGALGVGLFGVVFERLFMSKVYGRDVLMQLLVCYAFILILDDVVKILFGGEYKLMGMPQAFALPPFQIGGGFIPAYYVFMIGISFAIGVLLWFGIAQTRFGKVVRAAAINPQMVGALGINTTMLYAMVFGLGSLLAGTAGALAAPIRTLTPGMGLSILIESFIVTVIGGMGSIVGAFIAALLIGMTRAFGSMAFPLFVDGTMFAIMAIVLIVKPSGLFGRPVH, from the coding sequence TTGGAGCTTGAAGCACTCACGGGCTGCCTGTCGTCTCTGTCGTGTACCGTCACGCAGATCTCGACCGGTCTTATCATCGGCATGCTGCTGTTTCTGGTGGCGTCCGGCCTGTCGCTGATCTTTGGCGTTCTGGGCGTGATCAATTTCGCCCATGGTTCGTTCTATATGATCGGCGCCTATTTCGCCTTCATCGCCTACCAGACAACCCAGAGCTTCACGCTGGCCATTCTCGCCGGCGCCTTAGGGGTTGGCCTGTTTGGTGTGGTTTTCGAACGGCTGTTCATGAGCAAGGTCTATGGCCGCGACGTGCTCATGCAGCTGCTCGTGTGCTACGCCTTCATCCTCATCCTTGATGATGTGGTGAAGATTCTCTTCGGCGGTGAATACAAGCTGATGGGCATGCCACAGGCCTTTGCCCTGCCTCCCTTCCAGATCGGGGGCGGCTTCATTCCCGCCTATTACGTGTTCATGATCGGCATATCCTTCGCCATAGGCGTGCTCCTCTGGTTCGGCATTGCCCAGACCCGCTTTGGCAAGGTGGTGCGCGCCGCCGCCATTAACCCGCAAATGGTTGGCGCACTGGGCATCAACACCACCATGCTCTACGCCATGGTGTTTGGCCTTGGCAGTCTCCTTGCGGGCACTGCCGGCGCCCTGGCCGCCCCTATCCGCACGCTCACGCCCGGTATGGGTCTGTCGATCCTCATCGAAAGCTTCATCGTGACCGTGATCGGCGGCATGGGCTCGATCGTCGGCGCCTTTATTGCCGCATTGCTGATCGGCATGACACGCGCCTTCGGGTCCATGGCCTTTCCCCTATTCGTCGACGGCACCATGTTCGCCATCATGGCCATCGTGCTGATTGTCAAACCCAGTGGCCTGTTCGGCCGACCGGTGCATTGA
- a CDS encoding branched-chain amino acid ABC transporter permease, which produces MWAQSSRRDLALAALLLIALVALPYIFPHPAMRDFIIYVIAYGLLAMSLNLLVGFTGLVSFGHAAYFASGAYIFGLLMQSGEVSIPVAMLATVGGTALLALVIGAICVRLHEIYFAFLTLAFQMFIHSVILTWVSLTGGDQGLMGGIPRPPFLGIDLGNSMTLYMFCVVLFVICLVIMRQIVQSPFGYTLRMIRDNPRRANFLGVNVVAMKLAIFVIAGAIASVGGIVMALFVSGAYPEFAFWTTSGEAIFMIMLGGTQLFLGPLVGAILLQTLNHFVTIYTEHHGLVLGIVILIFVLGLRRGLADYVYELIQSRKAAAAEPKPRAEPAQATFTDETRLADKGANT; this is translated from the coding sequence ATGTGGGCCCAATCCTCCCGCCGAGATCTCGCATTGGCAGCCCTGCTGCTCATCGCGTTGGTCGCCCTCCCCTATATCTTCCCGCATCCCGCGATGCGTGATTTCATCATCTATGTCATCGCCTATGGACTTCTGGCGATGTCATTGAACCTGCTGGTGGGCTTCACCGGCCTGGTCTCTTTCGGCCATGCCGCCTATTTTGCCTCTGGTGCCTATATCTTCGGCCTTTTGATGCAATCGGGTGAGGTGTCCATCCCGGTCGCCATGCTCGCGACGGTTGGTGGAACAGCCCTCTTGGCCCTTGTCATCGGCGCGATCTGCGTGCGCCTGCACGAGATCTACTTCGCCTTCCTCACCCTCGCCTTCCAGATGTTCATCCACAGTGTCATCCTCACATGGGTGTCCTTGACGGGTGGCGATCAGGGGCTCATGGGCGGCATTCCGCGGCCGCCATTCCTCGGCATCGATCTCGGCAACAGCATGACCCTCTACATGTTCTGCGTCGTGCTGTTCGTGATCTGCCTCGTCATCATGCGGCAGATCGTGCAATCCCCCTTCGGCTACACGCTTCGCATGATCCGTGACAACCCGCGGCGCGCCAATTTCCTTGGCGTGAATGTCGTCGCCATGAAGCTCGCCATCTTCGTGATCGCCGGCGCCATCGCCTCCGTGGGCGGCATCGTCATGGCCCTATTCGTTTCCGGCGCCTATCCTGAATTCGCCTTCTGGACCACATCGGGTGAGGCGATCTTCATGATCATGCTCGGGGGAACGCAGCTGTTCCTGGGGCCGCTTGTCGGCGCGATCCTCCTGCAAACCCTCAATCACTTCGTCACCATCTACACCGAGCATCACGGTCTGGTGCTCGGCATCGTCATCCTGATCTTCGTGCTCGGTTTGCGGCGAGGCCTTGCCGACTACGTCTACGAGCTCATTCAGAGCCGCAAGGCTGCAGCTGCCGAGCCAAAGCCGCGCGCCGAACCGGCTCAAGCGACCTTCACAGACGAAACCCGCCTGGCGGATAAGGGAGCGAACACATGA
- a CDS encoding SDR family NAD(P)-dependent oxidoreductase produces the protein MTYALQGKVAVVTGGASGIGAACARTLASHGARLVIADINEDLAKTVAEGIEGAISAKLDVTSEAETEALAATIEREFGPVDILVCSAGIIQPPSPPEELSMELWDRVVAVDQRGVYVSCLCFGRRMAKRGSGAIVNIASVTSFRSVPLHAYAPAKAAVASMTATLASEWGRSGVRVNGIAPGYVLTPALQKMVDAGLRNPALLEANSALGRMVEMDEVAKACAFLASDQASAITGVTLPVDCGWLVATPWNTYGGVRPKRD, from the coding sequence ATGACCTATGCCTTGCAAGGAAAGGTGGCCGTCGTAACCGGCGGCGCGAGCGGGATTGGTGCCGCATGCGCACGCACCCTCGCCTCCCATGGCGCGCGCCTCGTGATTGCGGACATCAATGAGGACCTGGCCAAGACCGTTGCCGAGGGCATCGAGGGTGCGATCTCGGCCAAGCTCGATGTGACCAGCGAAGCGGAAACCGAGGCGCTCGCCGCGACGATCGAGCGTGAGTTCGGCCCAGTTGACATTCTCGTCTGCTCCGCCGGCATCATCCAGCCGCCCTCACCGCCTGAGGAGCTTTCCATGGAGCTCTGGGACCGCGTGGTGGCGGTCGACCAGCGTGGCGTCTATGTCAGCTGCCTGTGCTTCGGGCGGCGAATGGCCAAGCGCGGATCGGGCGCGATCGTCAACATCGCGTCCGTGACCAGCTTCCGCTCCGTGCCGCTGCATGCCTACGCCCCGGCCAAGGCGGCCGTCGCCTCGATGACGGCAACACTCGCCAGCGAATGGGGGCGTTCCGGCGTGCGGGTGAATGGCATTGCCCCGGGCTATGTCCTCACCCCAGCCCTGCAGAAGATGGTCGATGCGGGCCTGCGCAATCCCGCGCTGCTCGAAGCCAATTCCGCACTCGGCCGTATGGTGGAAATGGACGAGGTGGCCAAGGCCTGCGCCTTCCTTGCATCGGACCAGGCCTCCGCCATCACCGGCGTGACCCTGCCGGTGGACTGCGGCTGGCTGGTCGCCACACCCTGGAACACCTATGGCGGTGTCAGGCCGAAGCGGGATTAG
- a CDS encoding ABC transporter ATP-binding protein: protein MLQIENLYKAFGGVVAINDVSLTFPTGSLTAVIGPNGAGKTTFFNLISGQIRPDRGRVLFEDQDLVGLSSLEIVRCGIGRAFQVASIFPSLTLRESLMAAVISHRRQSAQVFSRFPLPSAEARVDDIMGLLGLRSKADHLSRNLSHGDQKLLDIALALALEPKVLLLDEPTAGMGPEERWQMIDKVYRLWQTEKMTLVFIEHDMDIVFKIAQSIHVLKYGTVLAQGTPDEIRRNQDVIDAYLGTDHFAAEVRV, encoded by the coding sequence ATGCTGCAAATCGAGAACCTGTATAAGGCCTTCGGTGGCGTGGTCGCCATCAACGACGTCTCGCTTACCTTTCCCACGGGCTCGTTGACTGCGGTGATCGGACCGAACGGCGCCGGCAAAACTACCTTTTTCAACCTGATCTCGGGCCAGATCCGGCCTGATCGTGGTCGGGTTTTGTTCGAGGATCAGGATCTGGTGGGCCTGTCGAGCCTCGAGATCGTGCGCTGCGGCATCGGCCGCGCCTTCCAGGTCGCCTCGATTTTTCCAAGCCTCACCTTGCGTGAAAGCCTCATGGCGGCAGTGATCTCCCATCGCCGACAATCGGCGCAGGTTTTCAGCCGCTTTCCCCTGCCCAGCGCGGAAGCGCGGGTCGATGACATCATGGGCCTCCTGGGGTTGCGATCCAAGGCCGATCACTTGTCGCGCAATCTCTCCCATGGCGACCAGAAGCTGCTGGACATTGCCCTCGCCCTCGCACTCGAGCCCAAGGTGCTGCTGCTGGACGAGCCGACTGCCGGCATGGGCCCGGAAGAGCGCTGGCAGATGATCGATAAGGTCTACCGCCTCTGGCAGACCGAAAAGATGACCCTGGTCTTCATCGAGCACGACATGGATATCGTCTTCAAGATCGCTCAGAGCATTCACGTGCTGAAATACGGCACGGTGCTCGCCCAGGGCACACCTGACGAAATTCGCCGCAACCAGGATGTGATTGACGCCTATCTCGGCACGGATCACTTCGCCGCTGAGGTAAGGGTGTAG
- a CDS encoding ABC transporter ATP-binding protein, with amino-acid sequence MLEVNGLDVFYGASQILFGVDLKVEKSQTMALLGRNGAGKSTTFKAIAGIVPPRRGEVRLGGDVISGRKPYRIARAGIGFVPEDRQVFPEHTVEDNLLIGMKKGPNGESHWTLERIYDIFPILASMRTRMAGRLSGGEQQMLTIARTLMGNPEILLLDEPSEGLAPIIVQSIGELIKQLREMGVTILLAEQNMHFCLGIATHATVVDKGQIVYRDTIEGLRANDAIKQRYLAI; translated from the coding sequence ATGCTGGAAGTCAACGGCCTCGATGTATTCTATGGCGCAAGCCAGATACTGTTCGGCGTTGATTTGAAGGTCGAGAAAAGCCAGACCATGGCTTTGCTTGGCCGCAATGGCGCAGGCAAGAGCACCACTTTCAAGGCGATCGCCGGCATCGTGCCACCCCGTCGCGGCGAGGTGCGCTTGGGCGGCGATGTCATTTCCGGCCGCAAGCCCTATCGCATCGCCCGCGCCGGCATCGGCTTCGTGCCCGAGGACCGCCAGGTCTTTCCCGAGCACACGGTCGAGGACAATCTGCTCATTGGCATGAAGAAGGGTCCCAACGGCGAAAGCCATTGGACGCTCGAGCGGATTTACGACATCTTTCCCATTCTCGCGAGCATGCGCACCCGCATGGCCGGCCGTCTTTCCGGTGGCGAACAGCAGATGCTGACGATTGCGCGCACCCTGATGGGCAATCCCGAGATCCTGCTGCTCGATGAGCCGTCCGAGGGCCTTGCGCCCATCATTGTCCAATCCATCGGTGAGCTGATCAAGCAGCTGCGCGAGATGGGCGTCACCATTCTCCTGGCCGAGCAGAACATGCATTTCTGCTTAGGGATTGCCACCCATGCGACGGTCGTCGACAAAGGCCAGATCGTCTATCGCGATACCATCGAGGGCTTGCGGGCCAATGACGCGATAAAGCAGCGCTATCTCGCGATTTAG
- a CDS encoding ABC transporter substrate-binding protein yields MGKRTGFGALIAGLMIVATQAEAETTIKIGVLNDKTGIYADLAGEGSVVAARMAAEDFGGKAKGIHVEILSADHQNKPDIGVNIVREWIDRQDVDVISDVPGSALALAVSDITREKNRIHLNSGSATADLTGPKCSPNTVHWTYDTWALAHGTGKAMVEQGGDTWFFLTADYAFGHAMERDTAAVVEAAGGKVLGSVRHPFPNSDFSSFLLQAQSSGAKVIGLANAGGDMINAIKQASEFGIVQRGQSIASLVAFISDVHALGLPVAQGLVLTGAFYWDQNEETRRWSERFAKLHGGRMPTQVQAGVYSSIMHYLKAVEAAGTKDSGLVMAKMREMPIDDPLFGKGHIRVDGRAVHDMYLFRVKKPEQSKGEWDVYEILATIPGDQAFRPLKEGGCPLVNSAG; encoded by the coding sequence ATGGGGAAGCGGACCGGGTTCGGCGCCCTGATTGCCGGCTTGATGATTGTCGCCACGCAAGCCGAGGCGGAGACGACCATCAAGATCGGCGTATTGAACGACAAGACCGGAATTTATGCGGATCTCGCCGGCGAAGGGTCGGTTGTCGCAGCCCGCATGGCTGCCGAGGATTTCGGCGGTAAGGCCAAGGGCATCCATGTCGAAATCCTCTCGGCCGATCACCAGAACAAGCCGGATATTGGCGTCAACATTGTCCGTGAATGGATCGATCGCCAGGATGTGGATGTCATTTCCGACGTCCCTGGATCAGCCTTGGCGCTCGCGGTCAGCGATATCACCCGCGAGAAGAACAGGATCCATCTCAATTCCGGCTCGGCCACCGCGGACCTCACTGGGCCGAAATGCTCGCCCAACACCGTCCACTGGACCTATGACACCTGGGCGCTCGCCCATGGCACGGGCAAGGCCATGGTGGAGCAGGGTGGCGATACCTGGTTCTTTCTCACCGCCGACTACGCCTTCGGCCATGCCATGGAGCGCGATACGGCTGCCGTGGTCGAGGCCGCCGGCGGCAAGGTGCTCGGCTCCGTGCGCCACCCCTTTCCGAATAGCGACTTTTCATCCTTCCTGCTTCAGGCGCAATCCTCAGGCGCCAAGGTCATCGGCCTGGCGAATGCTGGCGGCGACATGATCAACGCCATCAAACAGGCCTCCGAATTCGGCATTGTCCAGCGTGGCCAATCCATTGCCAGCTTGGTCGCCTTCATTTCCGACGTCCACGCCTTGGGCTTGCCAGTGGCGCAGGGGCTCGTGCTGACCGGCGCCTTTTACTGGGACCAGAACGAGGAGACGCGCCGCTGGTCCGAGCGCTTCGCCAAACTGCACGGTGGCAGGATGCCAACCCAGGTTCAGGCGGGGGTCTATTCCTCGATCATGCACTACCTCAAGGCTGTGGAAGCTGCTGGCACGAAGGACTCGGGCCTCGTGATGGCCAAAATGCGGGAAATGCCGATCGATGATCCGCTGTTCGGTAAGGGGCATATCCGCGTTGATGGCCGTGCGGTGCACGACATGTATCTCTTCCGCGTGAAAAAGCCCGAACAGTCGAAAGGCGAGTGGGACGTCTACGAGATCCTTGCCACAATTCCCGGCGACCAGGCCTTCCGCCCGCTCAAAGAGGGTGGCTGTCCGCTCGTAAATTCAGCAGGGTAA
- a CDS encoding acyl-CoA dehydrogenase family protein produces the protein MALDSSTREALVAEVRAFVTEQLIPAEREVADSDLIPPSIVEQMRQLGLFGLSVPEAYGGLGLSMEDEVYIMFELGRASPAFRSLIGTNVGIGSQGIVMDGTDAQKARFLPPIASGEVIASFALTEPEAGSDAASLRTTAHREGAFYVLNGAKRFITNAPHAGLFTVMARTDPDKPGAAGISAFIVEKGTPGLSVGRPERKMGQQGAHIADVVFDNCRVPAENLIGGIEGQGFKTAMKVLDRGRLGISAACVGLASRILEESVAYALERRQFGHSISDYQLIQAMIADSRTEIYAARCMVLETARARDADADIGTEASACKLFASEMVGRVADRNVQIHGGAGYIADYPAERHYRDVRLYRIYEGTSEIQRLKIARDTLREGRTG, from the coding sequence ATGGCTTTAGACAGTTCGACACGTGAAGCCCTGGTGGCGGAGGTTCGCGCCTTCGTTACCGAACAGTTGATTCCCGCCGAACGAGAGGTCGCGGACAGCGACCTCATTCCGCCCTCTATCGTTGAGCAGATGCGGCAACTCGGCCTGTTCGGCCTGTCGGTGCCCGAGGCCTATGGCGGCCTTGGCCTCTCGATGGAAGACGAGGTGTACATCATGTTCGAGCTGGGCCGGGCCTCCCCCGCCTTCCGCTCATTGATCGGCACCAATGTGGGCATCGGCTCACAAGGCATAGTGATGGACGGCACGGACGCGCAGAAGGCACGCTTTCTGCCCCCGATCGCCTCGGGTGAGGTCATTGCCTCCTTTGCGCTCACCGAGCCGGAAGCGGGATCGGATGCCGCCTCCCTGCGCACCACCGCTCACCGCGAAGGCGCATTTTACGTCCTGAACGGCGCCAAGCGCTTCATCACCAATGCCCCCCATGCCGGCCTGTTCACGGTAATGGCGCGGACAGATCCCGATAAGCCCGGCGCGGCCGGCATCTCTGCCTTCATTGTTGAGAAGGGCACGCCCGGCCTCAGCGTCGGGCGGCCGGAGCGAAAGATGGGCCAGCAAGGAGCCCACATCGCCGATGTCGTTTTCGACAATTGCCGCGTGCCCGCCGAAAACCTGATTGGCGGCATCGAGGGTCAGGGCTTCAAAACGGCGATGAAAGTGCTCGACCGTGGGCGGCTCGGCATTTCCGCAGCTTGCGTCGGCCTCGCCAGCCGCATTCTCGAGGAGAGCGTCGCCTATGCCCTGGAACGCCGCCAGTTCGGCCATTCCATTTCCGACTATCAGCTCATCCAGGCAATGATCGCCGACTCGCGCACCGAGATTTATGCGGCCCGCTGCATGGTGCTCGAGACCGCGCGGGCCCGTGATGCCGACGCCGATATCGGGACCGAAGCATCTGCCTGCAAGCTATTTGCCTCCGAGATGGTCGGCCGCGTTGCTGATCGAAACGTGCAGATCCATGGCGGGGCCGGCTATATCGCCGATTATCCTGCCGAGCGCCATTACCGCGATGTTCGCCTGTACCGCATCTATGAGGGCACGTCCGAGATTCAACGCCTGAAAATTGCCCGTGACACGTTGCGCGAAGGAAGGACCGGCTGA
- a CDS encoding acyl-CoA dehydrogenase family protein, protein MEQIALSSAGFLLGLSSEHESFRETALRFARDELAPSSRDFEKQGCIPLHVRKRMGALGLIGVEFPEAVGGLGLDHVTSGVVLEAVAEGDFNAAYVQLLASLCGTILLRHGSRDLQAEILPQLCRGESLIALALTEPQGGSDAAALRLKATADGNTYVLDGEKTSISLADQADYAVVFARTGTEAERARGISAFLVDLDSPGISRTRFDDLGQNAIGRGSIFFDRVRVPASRRLGAEGAGFVQVMQGFDFSRALIGLQCLAAARVSLAETWRYIAERRAFGKPLSDNQGLTFPLAECETQLAAARLLCYRTLAAKDAGLPHTKEAAMCKWWAPKLAHDTIHHCLLAHGHAGYSKELPFEQRLRDVLGLQIGDGTAQIMKLIIAREALRAL, encoded by the coding sequence ATGGAGCAGATCGCGCTGTCCAGTGCCGGCTTTCTCTTGGGCCTCTCCTCAGAGCATGAGAGTTTTCGTGAAACGGCTTTGCGCTTTGCACGCGACGAGCTCGCGCCCAGTTCGCGAGACTTCGAGAAGCAGGGGTGCATTCCGCTGCATGTGCGTAAGCGAATGGGGGCGCTCGGCCTCATCGGCGTGGAATTTCCCGAGGCCGTCGGCGGCCTCGGCCTTGATCATGTCACCAGCGGTGTCGTCCTGGAAGCTGTTGCGGAGGGTGACTTCAACGCCGCCTATGTCCAGCTTCTCGCGTCCCTATGCGGAACCATTCTCCTGCGCCACGGCAGCCGCGACCTGCAGGCGGAAATCTTGCCCCAGCTCTGCCGCGGCGAAAGCCTGATCGCCCTTGCGCTCACTGAACCCCAGGGCGGGTCGGATGCTGCAGCCCTGCGCCTGAAGGCCACGGCAGATGGCAATACCTATGTGCTCGATGGCGAGAAGACTTCGATCTCGCTCGCCGATCAGGCGGATTACGCCGTGGTTTTCGCACGCACTGGTACCGAGGCTGAACGGGCGCGCGGCATCTCGGCCTTTCTCGTTGATCTCGATTCGCCCGGCATCTCCCGCACCCGCTTCGATGATCTCGGCCAGAATGCGATCGGACGGGGCTCCATCTTCTTTGATCGGGTCCGTGTGCCCGCCAGCCGCCGGCTCGGGGCCGAGGGCGCCGGTTTCGTCCAGGTCATGCAGGGCTTCGACTTCAGCCGCGCGCTGATCGGGCTCCAATGTCTGGCGGCGGCGCGGGTTTCCCTTGCTGAAACCTGGCGCTACATCGCCGAAAGGCGCGCCTTCGGAAAACCTCTGTCGGATAATCAAGGCCTCACCTTTCCGCTCGCCGAATGCGAGACGCAGCTCGCCGCTGCCCGCCTGCTCTGCTATCGCACGCTGGCGGCCAAGGATGCGGGGCTCCCGCACACGAAAGAAGCGGCCATGTGCAAATGGTGGGCGCCCAAACTGGCCCATGACACCATCCATCACTGCCTGCTCGCCCACGGCCATGCCGGATATAGCAAGGAATTGCCATTCGAGCAGCGGCTGCGCGACGTTCTCGGGCTGCAGATCGGCGATGGCACCGCGCAGATCATGAAGCTGATTATCGCGCGCGAGGCATTGCGGGCGCTCTAG